In Verrucomicrobiia bacterium, one DNA window encodes the following:
- a CDS encoding GreA/GreB family elongation factor — AAKDHLGLVKLVLLSNGGKATQDQIQQALVPDVIKDDWKKWWEAAKRELKKSGHFLVPAKKSEPIVYQAQEISMQDRLLEDFRKARGLKAKVVVGNEIAVNAADLTDKVAAANEVIPALNAEIPSYQRTQPGVALEAIFVRNELRAAAGTPVQDGELTDDAIWAQEPSLSEVMEGMPATRHRKALESFKAARANDWADTLLKSINTIPTRTCKEFASLLIHEGKIGDLKLALRRLITQHAASSELLLWFGKERSEDFADILGPEVFRAMLTAMERDQFNEKRSSKLRDYILSDQQLVVELISSADIELIKDMTRALQYSPVFDDLEKRLLLGWIVKTFPVIQPLISGTQTRQDTTLIVSWESLERAKNEYHELVEKKIPANSKEIALARSYGDLSENHEFKAAKEMQTVLMRRKGELEVALDRARGSDFANVSTDMVSIGTIVHLTDLEANKPEILTILGAWDDDADKGIISYLTPVAQALMNKKVGESVEYEVHGVRHHHRIENIEAYNKTVTPPVESAPTAEAPSAAA; from the coding sequence GCGGCCAAGGACCATCTCGGCCTCGTCAAACTCGTGCTGCTCAGCAACGGCGGCAAGGCCACACAGGATCAAATCCAGCAGGCGCTCGTGCCGGACGTCATCAAGGACGACTGGAAAAAATGGTGGGAAGCCGCCAAGCGCGAGTTGAAGAAGAGCGGCCATTTCCTGGTGCCGGCAAAAAAGAGCGAGCCCATCGTGTATCAGGCGCAGGAAATTTCCATGCAGGACCGGCTGCTCGAAGATTTCCGCAAAGCCCGCGGCCTGAAGGCCAAGGTGGTCGTTGGCAATGAAATCGCCGTGAACGCCGCCGACCTGACGGACAAGGTTGCCGCCGCCAACGAGGTGATCCCCGCATTGAACGCGGAGATCCCGAGCTACCAACGCACCCAGCCAGGCGTCGCACTGGAGGCCATTTTTGTCCGCAATGAACTGCGCGCCGCCGCTGGCACGCCCGTGCAGGACGGTGAACTGACCGACGACGCGATCTGGGCGCAGGAACCCAGCCTCAGCGAGGTCATGGAAGGCATGCCCGCCACGCGGCACCGCAAGGCGCTGGAATCCTTCAAGGCCGCGCGGGCCAATGACTGGGCGGACACTTTGCTCAAAAGCATCAACACCATCCCGACCCGCACCTGCAAGGAATTCGCCAGCCTGCTCATTCACGAGGGCAAGATCGGGGACCTCAAGCTGGCCCTGCGCCGCCTCATCACGCAGCACGCCGCCAGCAGCGAACTGCTCCTCTGGTTCGGCAAGGAACGCAGCGAGGACTTTGCGGACATTCTCGGACCGGAAGTGTTCCGCGCCATGCTCACCGCCATGGAGCGCGACCAGTTCAACGAAAAGCGCTCCAGCAAGCTGCGCGATTACATTCTGTCCGACCAGCAGCTCGTCGTGGAACTCATCAGCTCCGCGGACATCGAACTGATCAAGGACATGACGCGCGCACTGCAGTATTCACCGGTGTTTGATGACCTCGAAAAGCGCCTGCTGCTCGGCTGGATCGTCAAGACGTTCCCGGTCATTCAACCGCTCATCTCCGGCACGCAGACGCGCCAGGACACGACGCTGATCGTCTCGTGGGAGAGCCTCGAACGCGCGAAGAACGAATACCACGAGCTCGTCGAGAAGAAGATTCCGGCGAACTCGAAGGAAATTGCGCTGGCCCGCAGCTACGGCGACCTCAGCGAAAACCACGAGTTCAAGGCGGCCAAGGAAATGCAAACCGTCCTCATGCGCCGCAAGGGCGAACTCGAAGTGGCCCTGGATCGGGCCCGCGGCAGCGACTTTGCGAATGTCAGCACCGACATGGTCAGCATCGGCACCATTGTGCACCTGACCGACCTCGAAGCGAACAAGCCGGAAATCCTGACCATTCTCGGCGCCTGGGACGACGACGCCGACAAGGGCATCATCAGCTACCTCACGCCGGTGGCGCAGGCGTTGATGAACAAGAAGGTGGGCGAATCCGTGGAATACGAAGTGCACGGCGTCCGCCATCATCATCGCATCGAAAACATCGAGGCTTACAACAAGACGGTGACGCCGCCCGTGGAAAGCGCACCCACCGCCGAAGCCCCGTCGGCCGCGGCTTAA
- a CDS encoding DUF5069 domain-containing protein, with product MSLSAPDLTKQPPRSPRVRLGGYVLLPRMLDKGRATLAGKNGEYHYACPQDQRFLEFVGVDPEALKAELARGAGDSEILAWIQKHAQHKRNALEIEAWSALMERRAPDNPESRDYFNAEHKRIAPQRTDFVTWFDYLDVDDFVTFGGKA from the coding sequence ATGTCATTATCAGCACCTGATCTCACGAAACAACCACCGCGCAGCCCCCGGGTCCGGCTCGGCGGTTATGTCCTGCTGCCGCGCATGCTCGACAAGGGCCGCGCCACACTGGCCGGCAAGAATGGCGAATATCATTACGCCTGCCCGCAAGACCAGCGGTTCCTCGAGTTTGTCGGGGTGGACCCGGAAGCCTTGAAGGCCGAGCTGGCCCGGGGCGCGGGCGACAGCGAAATCCTCGCCTGGATTCAAAAGCACGCGCAACACAAGCGTAATGCATTGGAAATCGAGGCGTGGTCCGCCCTCATGGAACGTCGCGCGCCGGACAATCCTGAGAGCCGCGATTACTTCAATGCCGAGCACAAGCGGATCGCGCCGCAGCGCACCGACTTCGTCACGTGGTTCGATTACCTCGACGTGGACGATTTTGTCACGTTCGGCGGCAAGGCCTGA
- a CDS encoding vWA domain-containing protein: MKTFSRTLVTGLAVLAMICPAFAKDKTMAESAEPAKKPLVQLAVLLDTSGSMDGLIDQAKSQLWKIVNEFLKARQDGQTPEVQVALYEYGKSSLSPQSGWIRRIQPLTTDLDKLSEDLFALKTNGGDEYCGWVIKDAVNELAWSDDPKVYRAILIAGNEPFTQGPVNYADACKAAIAKGIIVNTIHCGSEAEGINGKWQDGALLADGKYLVIDQNRAVVHIEAPQDQELARLSADLNKTYLAYGDAGRAAAQRQAAQDANAATLAPSSGAVVQRALTKASVNYFNGNWDLVDATKDSNFKLEAVKTADLPAEMQQLSPAERQEYVQKKAGERSGLQAKIQTLNAEREKYLAAQMKQQAATNTLDAVVIAAVREQAAKRDFRFE; this comes from the coding sequence ATGAAAACATTTTCCCGCACTCTCGTCACCGGCCTGGCCGTGCTGGCAATGATCTGCCCGGCCTTCGCGAAGGACAAAACCATGGCGGAATCCGCCGAGCCGGCGAAGAAGCCGCTCGTGCAGCTGGCCGTGCTGCTCGACACCAGTGGCAGCATGGACGGTTTGATCGATCAGGCCAAAAGCCAGCTTTGGAAGATTGTGAACGAATTTCTCAAGGCGAGGCAGGATGGCCAGACACCCGAGGTGCAGGTGGCGTTGTATGAATACGGCAAGAGCAGTTTGTCGCCGCAATCGGGCTGGATTCGGCGCATTCAGCCGCTGACGACCGACCTCGACAAGCTGTCCGAGGACCTCTTCGCCCTGAAAACCAACGGGGGTGATGAATACTGCGGCTGGGTCATCAAGGATGCGGTGAACGAGCTGGCGTGGAGCGACGATCCAAAGGTGTATCGCGCGATTCTGATTGCGGGCAACGAGCCCTTCACACAGGGCCCGGTCAATTACGCGGACGCCTGCAAAGCCGCGATCGCGAAGGGCATCATTGTGAACACGATTCACTGCGGCAGCGAGGCGGAGGGCATCAATGGCAAATGGCAGGATGGCGCGTTGCTGGCCGACGGCAAATATCTGGTCATCGACCAGAACCGTGCCGTGGTTCACATCGAGGCGCCCCAGGATCAGGAACTCGCCCGGTTGAGCGCGGACTTGAACAAGACGTATCTCGCGTATGGCGACGCCGGCCGCGCGGCAGCGCAGCGGCAGGCGGCCCAGGATGCCAATGCCGCCACGCTGGCGCCGTCGTCGGGTGCCGTCGTGCAGCGCGCGTTGACCAAGGCATCGGTCAATTATTTCAACGGCAACTGGGATCTGGTTGATGCGACGAAGGACTCCAACTTCAAGCTGGAAGCGGTGAAGACAGCAGATCTGCCCGCGGAAATGCAGCAACTGAGCCCGGCGGAACGCCAGGAATATGTGCAGAAGAAAGCGGGCGAACGCTCCGGATTGCAGGCGAAAATCCAAACGTTGAACGCCGAACGCGAGAAATATCTCGCCGCGCAAATGAAGCAGCAGGCCGCCACCAACACGCTCGACGCCGTGGTCATTGCCGCCGTGCGGGAACAGGCCGCGAAGCGGGACTTCCGTTTCGAGTAA
- a CDS encoding VIT domain-containing protein — MKRWIFLGLLGALLAAVVPARGVGLIIVDEAHWRPAPPEVIPPPWPPPHPPIPPRPIPPPPFWRPHVFAPLEINSCQVTAQIEDQVAVTTIDEAFYNPNAARLEGTFLFPVPKGAQLDRFAMEIDGKKVEAELLAADKARTIYEDIVRRAKDPALLEYSGRDVFKVRIFPIEPHATKRVTVRYTQLLKLDNGLVDYTVPLNTAKYSSKPIPSVSVKLDLATKRPLKSIYSPSHDVEIKRDGDRRATVGYEGRDVVPDTDLALYFAPEKDDLGVNLLTHRVAGEDGYFLLLASPGVDVQENRLVKKDVVFVLDTSGSMAGKKLEQAKKALLFCVENLNEGDRFELVRFSTEVEPLFDQLVPADDGHRAKADAFIRGLKPIGGTAIDDALKKALALKPGREGRPFFVIFLTDGLPTIGTTDEDQILADVKQATGGNVRVFCFGIGNDVNTHLLDNITEQTRAVSQYVLPEEDLEVKLSNFYAKIKEPVLANPTLKFTSQVRVTKLYPAPLPDLFKGEQLVLVGRYSGDGPSAAIIGGTVNDAQKKFTADVDFAAESAGNDFIPRLWATRRVGYLLDEIRLHGESAELKSEVTELARQYGLVTPYTAYLILEDEARRGVPLALQSVPQLRTDAVAMEGLAKLADSYGKDRSGGLAVNSARANYAFKSAENFGQTAAGYADANRAYSFAAPAAPGSAASTVAVNGASGGGNPQLVQNSQFVNGRNFYQNGKQWVDSEVQKQQINRRIRLQFNSPEYFAFAATNAAARPWLALGQNVQFVIKDTLYEIYE, encoded by the coding sequence ATGAAACGCTGGATCTTCCTCGGGTTGTTGGGCGCGCTGCTGGCCGCCGTTGTGCCCGCGCGCGGCGTTGGTTTGATCATCGTGGACGAAGCGCACTGGCGGCCCGCGCCGCCGGAAGTGATTCCTCCGCCGTGGCCGCCGCCGCATCCGCCCATTCCTCCGCGCCCGATTCCGCCGCCGCCGTTCTGGCGCCCGCATGTCTTTGCGCCGCTGGAGATAAATTCCTGCCAGGTGACCGCCCAAATCGAGGATCAGGTCGCGGTCACCACCATTGACGAGGCGTTTTACAATCCGAACGCCGCCCGGCTTGAGGGCACGTTTCTGTTTCCGGTGCCCAAGGGCGCGCAGCTCGACCGGTTCGCGATGGAGATTGACGGCAAAAAGGTCGAAGCCGAGCTGCTCGCCGCCGACAAGGCCCGCACGATTTACGAGGACATTGTGCGCCGGGCCAAGGATCCCGCGTTGCTGGAGTATTCGGGACGCGACGTCTTCAAAGTGCGCATTTTCCCGATTGAGCCGCACGCCACCAAGCGCGTCACGGTGCGCTACACGCAGTTGCTCAAGCTCGACAACGGTTTGGTGGATTACACCGTGCCGCTCAACACGGCGAAGTATTCCAGCAAGCCCATCCCGTCGGTCAGTGTGAAGCTCGATCTCGCGACGAAGCGCCCGTTGAAATCCATTTACTCGCCGAGCCACGACGTCGAGATCAAGCGGGACGGCGACCGCCGGGCCACCGTCGGCTACGAAGGCCGGGACGTGGTGCCCGACACCGATCTGGCGTTGTATTTCGCACCGGAAAAGGATGATCTCGGGGTGAATCTGCTGACCCATCGGGTGGCCGGGGAGGATGGGTATTTCCTGCTGCTGGCGTCGCCGGGCGTGGATGTGCAGGAGAACCGGCTGGTGAAGAAGGACGTGGTGTTCGTGCTCGACACGTCCGGCTCAATGGCGGGCAAAAAACTCGAACAGGCGAAAAAGGCGCTCTTGTTCTGCGTGGAGAATCTCAACGAAGGCGATCGCTTCGAACTGGTCCGCTTCTCCACCGAAGTGGAGCCGCTGTTTGACCAGTTGGTGCCGGCCGATGACGGCCACCGGGCAAAGGCGGATGCCTTCATTCGCGGCCTCAAACCCATCGGGGGCACGGCGATTGACGATGCGTTGAAAAAGGCGCTGGCCCTGAAGCCCGGGCGCGAAGGCCGGCCGTTCTTCGTCATCTTTTTGACCGACGGTTTGCCCACGATCGGCACGACTGACGAGGACCAAATCCTCGCCGACGTCAAGCAGGCCACCGGCGGCAATGTGCGCGTGTTTTGTTTTGGCATTGGCAACGACGTGAATACGCACCTGCTCGACAACATCACTGAACAGACCCGCGCGGTCAGCCAATACGTCCTGCCGGAGGAAGACCTCGAAGTGAAGCTCTCGAATTTCTACGCCAAGATTAAAGAGCCGGTGCTCGCGAATCCCACGCTGAAATTCACCAGCCAGGTGCGCGTGACGAAGTTGTATCCGGCGCCGCTGCCCGACTTGTTCAAGGGCGAACAACTCGTGCTTGTCGGGCGGTATTCCGGCGACGGCCCTTCGGCGGCCATCATCGGGGGCACGGTAAATGACGCGCAGAAAAAATTCACGGCCGACGTGGACTTTGCCGCGGAATCCGCCGGCAATGATTTCATCCCGCGTCTGTGGGCGACGCGCCGCGTGGGCTACCTGCTGGATGAAATCCGGCTGCACGGCGAAAGCGCCGAACTCAAGTCCGAGGTGACCGAACTGGCACGCCAATACGGCCTCGTCACGCCCTACACGGCCTATTTGATTCTCGAAGACGAGGCGCGGCGCGGTGTGCCGCTTGCGCTCCAGTCGGTGCCGCAGTTGCGCACGGATGCCGTCGCCATGGAAGGCCTGGCGAAGCTGGCGGACAGCTACGGCAAGGACCGTTCCGGCGGGCTGGCCGTAAATAGCGCCCGCGCCAACTACGCATTCAAGTCGGCGGAGAATTTTGGGCAGACGGCAGCAGGTTACGCGGATGCGAATCGCGCCTATTCGTTCGCCGCTCCAGCCGCGCCGGGCAGTGCTGCGAGCACAGTCGCCGTCAACGGCGCCAGCGGCGGTGGAAACCCGCAACTGGTGCAGAACTCGCAGTTTGTGAATGGGCGGAACTTTTATCAGAACGGCAAGCAATGGGTGGATTCCGAAGTGCAGAAGCAGCAGATCAATCGGCGCATCCGGCTGCAGTTCAATTCGCCTGAATATTTCGCCTTTGCCGCCACCAACGCCGCCGCGCGCCCGTGGCTCGCGCTCGGTCAGAATGTGCAGTTCGTCATCAAGGACACGCTTTACGAGATTTACGAATAA
- a CDS encoding site-2 protease family protein, with the protein MDANLVIDGVLLWIGLVILLTFHEFGHAWVAMKCGDDTARDRGRVSLNPIVHMDVLGTVILPLAMIFLSMTGSGAARFLVGWARPVPVNPHNLRHPKRDDLLVTLAGPGMNLLLAVGLMGLAKLGLLLHSEQMAEFCLRLSSLSLLLCFFNLIPIPPLDGSQVLRVATNMSYETFVRLAQWGFVALILVLQIPFVRLALAVMTDTSFRIIAGWFRVPLL; encoded by the coding sequence ATGGATGCAAACCTCGTGATTGACGGTGTGCTGTTGTGGATTGGCCTGGTGATTTTGCTGACCTTCCACGAATTCGGGCATGCCTGGGTGGCGATGAAGTGCGGCGACGACACGGCCAGGGACCGGGGCCGCGTGTCCCTGAACCCCATCGTTCACATGGACGTCCTCGGCACGGTGATTCTGCCGCTGGCGATGATTTTCCTCTCGATGACCGGTTCCGGTGCGGCGCGGTTTCTGGTTGGCTGGGCCCGGCCGGTGCCGGTGAATCCGCACAACCTGCGCCATCCGAAGCGGGACGACCTCCTCGTCACACTGGCCGGGCCGGGGATGAATCTGCTGCTCGCCGTGGGGCTGATGGGGCTGGCGAAACTTGGCCTGCTGCTTCACTCGGAACAAATGGCGGAATTCTGCCTGCGCCTGTCGTCGCTGAGCCTGTTGCTGTGCTTTTTCAATTTGATCCCGATTCCGCCGCTTGATGGTTCGCAGGTGCTGCGGGTTGCCACCAACATGAGCTACGAAACGTTTGTGCGCCTCGCCCAATGGGGCTTCGTGGCTTTGATTCTCGTCCTGCAAATTCCCTTCGTGCGGCTGGCGCTGGCGGTGATGACGGACACGTCGTTCCGCATTATCGCAGGATGGTTCCGGGTGCCGTTGCTGTAA
- a CDS encoding alpha/beta hydrolase yields MMFRLFVRVAGLMSVLVATAAFPADVASTNASARALHELHAWLQQPATARPALTQQSFATPPLTRADADAALSALWRDRLAQLRESRAAEMRAKVIELDGQSMKFDWLSFGDSNAIPPAGRSLFLSLHGGGGTTRAVNDAQWTNQIRLGEAYRPREGIYVAPRAPTDAWDLWHQAPIDDFFARLIEDFVVFEHVNPNRVYVLGYSAGGDGVYQVTPRTADRWAAAAMMAGHPNDASPLGLRNVPFAIQVGARDAAYQRNAVAAAWGKRLDALQQADPAGYVHFTELHAGKAHWMDLEDRKAIPWMEQFTRQPCPPKVVWYQDDVTHAELYWLARPKSEVKAGQLLTAERAGQTITLSSTNTSTVTVELNDASLDLDLPVIVRAEGQTLFSNVAARTVATLAQTLAARGDTNLAFSAAVTVKLPAPLDAAGDNR; encoded by the coding sequence ATGATGTTTCGCCTGTTTGTGCGTGTTGCCGGGCTCATGAGTGTTTTGGTGGCGACTGCTGCTTTCCCCGCCGATGTCGCTTCGACCAACGCCTCCGCCCGGGCGCTGCACGAATTGCACGCGTGGTTGCAGCAGCCCGCGACGGCGCGTCCGGCCCTGACACAACAGTCTTTCGCCACGCCACCCTTGACCCGCGCGGATGCGGACGCTGCCCTGTCCGCCCTATGGCGGGATCGCCTGGCGCAGCTCCGCGAATCGCGGGCGGCGGAAATGCGCGCCAAGGTGATCGAGCTCGATGGCCAATCGATGAAATTCGACTGGCTGAGCTTCGGCGACAGCAACGCGATTCCGCCGGCCGGCCGGAGCCTGTTCCTGTCGCTGCACGGTGGCGGCGGGACGACCCGGGCGGTGAACGACGCGCAATGGACCAACCAAATCCGCCTCGGCGAGGCGTATCGTCCGCGCGAGGGCATCTACGTTGCGCCACGGGCGCCGACCGATGCGTGGGACCTGTGGCATCAGGCGCCGATTGACGATTTCTTCGCGCGGCTCATCGAGGATTTTGTCGTGTTCGAGCACGTGAATCCGAACCGCGTTTACGTGCTGGGTTATTCGGCCGGCGGCGACGGCGTTTATCAGGTGACACCGCGCACGGCGGATCGCTGGGCGGCCGCCGCCATGATGGCGGGCCATCCTAACGACGCGTCACCGCTGGGCCTGCGCAACGTGCCATTCGCGATTCAAGTGGGCGCCCGGGACGCGGCGTATCAGCGCAACGCGGTGGCGGCCGCGTGGGGGAAAAGGCTCGATGCCCTGCAGCAGGCGGACCCGGCGGGCTACGTGCATTTCACCGAACTGCACGCGGGCAAGGCGCATTGGATGGACCTGGAAGATCGCAAGGCCATTCCGTGGATGGAGCAATTCACGCGTCAGCCATGCCCGCCGAAGGTGGTGTGGTATCAGGATGACGTGACACACGCGGAGCTTTACTGGCTCGCCCGCCCCAAGAGCGAGGTCAAGGCCGGGCAACTGCTCACGGCGGAACGCGCGGGGCAAACCATCACCCTAAGCTCGACGAATACCAGCACGGTGACCGTGGAATTGAACGATGCGTCGCTGGATCTGGATCTTCCGGTCATTGTCCGGGCGGAGGGGCAAACATTGTTCTCGAATGTCGCCGCCCGGACCGTCGCGACGCTGGCGCAAACGTTGGCGGCACGTGGCGACACCAACCTCGCGTTCAGCGCCGCCGTCACGGTGAAGCTGCCGGCGCCGCTCGACGCTGCCGGCGACAATCGCTAA
- a CDS encoding small ribosomal subunit Rsm22 family protein, which yields MNWEAIDWKALERLRAAFLDGTAGHADYWRSESDLASYDATFAQRIGWKWDYVLAELLRRGWTPAPGTLLDWGCGSGIAHRAFLDHFGMATVGELQLWDRSPLAVRFAERRARGKYAGLKVITDASVQGEHRPPRTDAHPGHEPDENPSPGKTPPSPHPMGRGQGEGKSNTTLLISHVLTELPPAQVEALADFAAGATSVIWVEPGTFEASLTLIAVRERLRGKLNVIAPCTHPVPCGILAPGNENHWCHHFAAPPPEVFTDGNWARFGELAGVDLRSLPLSFLVLDRRPAPALPAGAVRFLGRPRIYKPHVVVLGCDATGVAEKRVTKRQLPDAFRALKRGEAGALHVWHCAGDEVAELRPLEPEAAS from the coding sequence ATGAATTGGGAAGCCATTGACTGGAAGGCGCTCGAACGCTTGCGGGCGGCGTTTCTCGACGGCACGGCTGGACACGCCGATTACTGGCGCAGCGAATCGGATCTGGCCAGTTATGACGCCACGTTCGCCCAGCGCATCGGCTGGAAATGGGATTACGTGCTGGCCGAATTGCTGCGGCGCGGCTGGACGCCCGCACCCGGGACGTTGCTGGACTGGGGTTGCGGCAGTGGCATCGCGCACCGCGCGTTTTTGGATCATTTCGGCATGGCAACGGTGGGTGAACTGCAACTGTGGGATCGTTCGCCGCTCGCGGTGCGCTTTGCCGAACGGCGGGCGAGGGGAAAATATGCGGGCTTGAAGGTGATCACCGACGCCTCGGTTCAGGGAGAGCATCGGCCTCCGAGAACGGATGCACACCCGGGCCATGAACCGGACGAAAACCCCTCACCCGGCAAGACGCCACCCTCTCCCCATCCGATGGGGAGAGGGCAGGGTGAGGGGAAGTCTAACACCACCCTCCTCATCAGCCACGTGCTGACCGAACTCCCCCCGGCACAAGTCGAGGCGCTGGCAGATTTCGCGGCCGGTGCCACCAGCGTGATCTGGGTGGAACCTGGCACCTTCGAGGCCAGTCTTACGCTCATCGCCGTGCGGGAACGGTTGCGCGGGAAGCTCAACGTCATCGCGCCCTGCACGCATCCGGTGCCATGCGGCATCCTGGCGCCGGGCAACGAAAACCATTGGTGCCATCACTTCGCGGCGCCGCCGCCCGAAGTGTTCACGGATGGAAACTGGGCGCGGTTCGGCGAGCTGGCCGGGGTGGATTTGCGCAGCCTGCCGCTCAGTTTTCTGGTGTTGGACCGCCGGCCCGCACCCGCGCTGCCGGCTGGTGCCGTGCGTTTCCTGGGCCGGCCGCGCATTTACAAGCCGCACGTCGTGGTGCTGGGCTGCGACGCGACGGGAGTCGCGGAAAAGCGCGTCACCAAACGACAACTGCCCGACGCTTTTCGCGCGTTGAAACGTGGAGAAGCCGGCGCGTTGCACGTCTGGCATTGTGCCGGCGATGAAGTGGCCGAGCTGCGGCCGCTTGAACCCGAGGCGGCGTCTTGA
- a CDS encoding SAM-dependent methyltransferase, with protein MKVQRAGFPRFRLAHAGGAPHHSPVMASAHPVEDFIRHTVTSITDNTFVRLVFSGGSGDASAPKRMLARLIKLRGAPHLSLTLRHATRDVTQNLPVGEVAGWLRLQLTGHFRSALLGTTVREWQLNFPPDKEPWLISHKPHTRTAPARDHDEARQTWLDASARDWLHGLGVCDAHGRVNPSMADKHRQMQRYLDILSHLARDCGWAPDAAKGVPEAQPVRRVWVEGEAPAETGPAVTPAHLPDVPVAAELTLADMGCGKGYLTFGAWHLFRRRWRIPVRVVGVEARPDLVKTTSQLARKIDAPGLEFVGGDIATAELPRVDALIALHACNTATDDAIRRGLELGAKLIVVAPCCHKEVRPQLGRPAPLAPVLEHGIMAERMAEWVTDGLRALFLEWAGYRTKLMEFVASEHTPKNLMLAAMRERAPFTNPAAREQIVALKKFFGIERHALDPLLEKTPGAEGPK; from the coding sequence ATGAAAGTTCAACGCGCCGGATTTCCGCGCTTTCGGCTCGCCCACGCCGGCGGGGCGCCGCACCATTCGCCGGTCATGGCCAGCGCGCATCCGGTTGAAGATTTCATCCGCCACACGGTGACAAGCATCACGGACAACACGTTTGTCCGGCTCGTTTTTTCCGGCGGCAGTGGCGACGCATCCGCGCCCAAACGCATGCTCGCCCGGCTCATCAAGCTGCGCGGCGCGCCGCACCTTTCGCTCACGCTCCGCCACGCCACCCGCGACGTGACGCAAAATCTGCCCGTGGGCGAGGTGGCGGGGTGGTTGCGGCTGCAACTCACCGGCCATTTTCGGAGCGCCCTGCTTGGCACCACGGTGCGGGAGTGGCAGCTCAATTTTCCGCCCGACAAGGAGCCCTGGCTGATCAGTCACAAACCGCATACCAGGACAGCTCCCGCCCGCGACCATGATGAAGCCCGGCAAACGTGGCTCGACGCGTCCGCCCGCGACTGGTTGCACGGCCTCGGCGTTTGCGATGCGCATGGCCGTGTCAATCCGAGCATGGCGGACAAGCACCGGCAAATGCAGCGTTACCTCGACATTCTTTCGCACCTGGCGAGGGATTGCGGCTGGGCGCCTGATGCCGCCAAGGGCGTTCCCGAAGCCCAGCCCGTGCGGCGGGTGTGGGTTGAAGGCGAAGCGCCCGCGGAAACCGGGCCGGCGGTGACGCCAGCCCATCTGCCTGACGTTCCTGTTGCCGCGGAACTCACCCTGGCCGACATGGGCTGCGGCAAGGGCTACCTCACCTTCGGCGCGTGGCATTTGTTCCGGCGCCGCTGGCGGATTCCCGTGCGGGTGGTGGGCGTCGAGGCACGTCCCGATTTGGTCAAGACCACCAGTCAGCTCGCCCGTAAAATTGACGCACCCGGTCTGGAGTTCGTTGGGGGCGACATCGCCACGGCTGAACTGCCGCGTGTGGATGCGCTCATCGCCTTGCACGCGTGCAACACCGCGACGGACGATGCCATCCGCCGCGGACTCGAACTGGGCGCAAAGCTCATTGTTGTGGCGCCGTGCTGCCACAAGGAGGTGCGGCCGCAACTGGGCCGGCCCGCGCCGCTCGCCCCGGTGCTGGAACACGGCATCATGGCCGAACGCATGGCCGAATGGGTTACGGACGGCCTGCGCGCGCTGTTCCTCGAATGGGCCGGTTATCGCACGAAGCTCATGGAATTTGTCGCCTCCGAGCACACGCCGAAGAATTTGATGCTCGCCGCGATGCGCGAACGCGCGCCGTTTACCAATCCCGCCGCCCGCGAACAAATTGTGGCCCTGAAGAAATTCTTCGGCATTGAACGACACGCGCTGGATCCTTTGCTGGAAAAAACTCCCGGCGCGGAGGGGCCGAAATGA